The DNA sequence taaaataatgagtttttcAATTGATCCAAATTTTatatataaactttatcacttcacttacaaatcataccatgttgatatcccatgatgcacgttatcctgttgatgatgactctcggatggaccaccataatccaacacaccaaaactaggcatattccaactggccgttggttcataacttgtaaaattcatttaTGGCCGGTACCCCCTggggaatatatgagtgttaatacaaattcaatacataaaaataaacatcgtaacacagagaaaaattgaagtttaccacttggcttgtggattatgtaaacttggggagaaattatttcttcgctcctcattcgcccgtggagataagtttagatcatgccaaactctttcacccggaacctgttcggctaaagctgctccaaaataaccacccgatgattgggggatatccctactttgcggaacctcattattgcgaacgtctccAGCCTTGACGtatatttccaacatttttatcacaagaaattttcggtgttcatccggagtcttcaaaaaatctctcagagtttcatcgtcttcgatgttaaactcagcataacaagcaacccttgcggagtaacagaaTACGCATATCTTctggttactttaatattcaccgaacgtttgctcacactcaattttttatataacaacgataccaatgtatTGTACTCCGTTGTAAGTGGTAACTTAACATGATACtatggagaacaactatagcgtactgagttattctccaccacagcctcacccccccaatataatgaaaccctaattcttcgctcttcagacattatgacaaaatacaaaataacttaacgaacaaatattttGGAAGACTTAAAGGATCCTGaatagatttttacaaaattctGAAActctttaaataaggaaaaaaatcaGTCTGGGGGTATAATTATTTGGTGTATAGCACCTTAAATATGCGCGCTATACCTCTATGAATTATTGGTGTGTCAGTTAAGTccagaagaattattggtgggcccaaCTTTTATGTATAACGCGGTTATTGACCACGCTATACCTTATGAATTATTGGTGTGTCAGTTAATTCAATACaagaattattggtgggcccaaCTTTTATGTATAGTGCGGTTATTGACCGTGCTATACtttaacggacaaacgtgtcgTTAAGGTATAGTACGGTGATTAACCGCGCTATACATATTATGGTGCCCAGTTTTTTTCCACATATTAtgattctttgagtccaaaagaaccacactttGGTTCCGGACTCTAAATGAAAGTCTATCGGTGACCTATTGCTTAAGTCATTACCGAACCTATTGCTTAAGTCATTACCGAACTCTATTTATTCCATGCACGGCTTTAAAACGTGTCAATAATgtctaaaatttattttcttatacATGCAACATCGATCTCATTTGTGTTTTGTCGGATATGAAATTTGATTGGGTGTTACATACATCCCCTTAAAAATTCACGGTCTATACTCTGTTAGAAACTATAGTTTGTTTCACAATCGCTGCATGTGGAGCGGCTTTAATACAATACTCCCTCTcgtccactttaattgatttttcgACATTTTTTTATGATccacaatatttaatttttttatacatcaagaaggaattaacttttttttttcaaagttgctaTTGGAGTAAAGAGGCTAGGAGTATTTGTTgtattttcaatgaacaaattaaggttaatatagtcaatttcattgttaattaatgaTAAAAGCTGGATtctttaatatgtgtgaaaacgccaaaaaatcaattaaagtgaacCGAATGGAGTATATATAACGCAATCCACTAATGATATTTATCGTCTTGAATCTAAGCATGCACAATTTTAAAATTACGTCACTAGGATTCAAGGGCTTGATTCATTATATTCCTATGTCCTAACATCTCTCGTATTTTATCGATATGAGATTTGCTGAGTTGCTACTTGTTACACTAAAAATCACGTCGTTTACGAAACCAAGTAGGAAGGAAAAGCTTCCAAAATGATTAAAACATGAAAGATATATTCTGAACTCAACATGGTACATAGATAGCtcaaattagaaattatttgtttCAAATTCCAAATGGCATTTCCTATAATCAAAATGTTGGGACAATTAAAAATGCTGATGGCCTGTTTGCGAATTCGAGCTCCTTTTCTAATTGAATTAATCCATAAGTACAAGATTGTAAATCTTGAAATAAGaggttttttgtttttgtttttgtttttcaaacatgTTATCATCATACAGAAAGATTTACTGTACTAGTAGAACACTACCATTCAAAGATTCAACTCGATAAATGATTACTATGACCAATGAGTAGGTTATCGTGTCTCTACGTATTTCACTGGAAGACCACTATATCTCAAGATTGTCATTAGTTCTCAGTGTTGGGGATCGACATAGAGTTGTATTTGTTTGGAAGACTCAATCTCCGTTTCAATTTGTTCGGTACAGTTTGACTCGacacaaaatttaagaaagaaatgaagattcttaaatttatgagtttaaagACGACAAACATTTGTATGGTAAtcagacttttaaaacttgtgatcttaaataTGTCATAACATTGTTATATGTATGGTTATTAGAGTTTCTCACTAATAATAAAATTGGAAGTTAAAAGTTgattgtttaaaaatttaaaaattttgtTTTTATGGAAGCAGACTAATAAGGAAATAATGTCAAACAAAATAGTATGAATAGAGTAGTGAACAATGTCGCAAGTTTTTTGGTGCCATATAATTTTTTCCTTTGCTTCTATTTtctgttttttttgttttacttAATAATTTCTAAAGTAGAAACTGAAACCACGTTCAAACACAAACTTTTCTGAAGTAACACATCTTCAGCTTCGAGTCCAAAACTAATACGAACAGAAGTTGTCACATTTCACCACCATCTATTACACGAAATTCATACATAACTAATTGTGTTTACATGAATCTCGTTAAACTATATTACATGATGAATGAATCCTCACTTCTTTCTTTATGAGTTGAGCTTAAAGAAATAAGCAAGAATTTATACGGTCAATTCCAACTTATTTGAGACTGAAGCATAGTTAATATTGTTGTATTCTACTTTTTAGTTCTGTATCATTGTTACGTCAAATTATATGAAACTCAAGTTTCAACCCATCCACATGCATACCTTTAAGTGGAAAATTACTTGATTCTTTGGCGATCCTTTGAAGAAGAGACATCCTtcctttatttttcagtttttaatgaTAAAACGCCAGCCTTAGAAATGTCGAAATTCACTAAATTGTTTTCCAGTTATTAACCTCatatttctctttaaaattaaGGTCCTTTTGCTTGGCCAAAACAATCGTTTTGACTAGACAAAGAGGACAAAACCAAGGAATAAGCGTAATATATGATCCACAATACATAGATAATTCGGCTAAAATGCAGACAAAATGATCAGAGAATCCCTTTCCTTTCATTCATcataggggtgtacatggactgGGTTAGTTCGGAtattatcaaaaccaaaccaaaccaaaccaattatatcggtttggattggttcgattttgtcgAATTTTTCAAGgttttttttgttacatgaatattatttcaattttgcattattaaagttatagataaaattttgataagtgaatatatgtttactaaaaataaaaaaaaaataacaaacatatgatctattaaagtgATCTTATGGGAGATTTGttttttagtaacacataataatttattttcttagtcgtctaccAATAATTTTTAGTTGATGTACGCTTTCAGggttaaccaaatttaataattaaacttaaAAATGAATAcgtacctaaataatgatatgttctatgtaattTTAGATTATCGAAATACTACTTCAAAACATATAataaatcttgacatatgaatatgaaagaacaaagaaatgattgacgcatttcaataacacataataagaaagtgatacaatttattatttaaagtaaataaaaatgaatgcactttatagttctataaaatattatatcccatgagaggatctcaaatatttctagacatcttttaaataaaattttatataaaaaattatatatttatatgtcggtttggtttagatttttttactcaataccaaaccaaatcaaaccaaacctagtcaggttttttaattggtttggtttgacttttcagtTTGGTGCGGTTTTCCAATTCGGTTTGTACGCCCCTTTTCATCACCTCATATTGCCAATTTATAAGGTCCGAGATTTGAAATATCCCTTCCTAAATGAGGGTATATTGATACCCCAAGTAGAACCCAAAATATATGcacagaaattgaagaacaaaagcCATAAAAGATGGTGCAATACTGTCCATTATCCATCCAAAGAGCAAAAGTCACGTACTATATAAGCAAGTGCCTGAAGATTTCGTTATAAATTGCACGTTGTCTGCATATTGGGTTTCAGTTGAGAGGGGGTTAAAAATAGTGGTTGGCCTGCATTGCGCCAGATCCGGAGCTTTAATCTAAATTAACGAAATTAATATCTAACCGCATTAGCATTCCCCAACTTGTTTGATTTTACATAATTGTTGTACCTTCATATTGAGGACTTGACCAAACGAGATATGCAGCTGCATAATCCTTCATTTCCTGCATGAAAGCAATGTTCCAGTGTCAAACTCGTCATCATCAAACACAGGCAATTTTTTCTAAAACGAGTCAGCTGCTTATTGTTCTACGGTTGCATGCAGtactttttcatctttcttttaaCAACGGTAGAGATCAATCTTGTATCTTATCCAGAAAATGTACAATATAGCATTTACTTGAGTATTGTGTTAATATCAATTTGTCTCATGCATAGCATAAAGGAACTAGTAAAGACTAACCAGAGAACAGGGCGACTATCCATAAGGTAAACGCCGTAGTTACTCGACTGTTGAAAGGAAGGACTGAATTCCGAAAACAATGAAAAGTGATCCACCCGCAAGTGCCACCTACATCACGCAACAACTCTGTTCTCATGAAAATGGACAAATGGAACATAAGGGTAAAATCGAGCAGGAGTAAATTAAATCACTTACTATTCTTTCAGATATTGAAGTTGCGAGGCCTTTCCCTCCTAAGACAGCAGCTGTAGTACATAAAGCTTGTCCCCTGAGAAAGGTCAACTACATCATAAAACTGTGCATCGGACCAATTTTCGACCTCAATTATGTCCTTAATGTGTTGAGAGAGCTACAACTGACGTCTTTCCCTTTTACATTTTTTTCCTTTCGACAAATATAAATACTAATCAGCAGAAAGATTTCTTGACATCTATGTCTGACTTCAGGAGCGACATAGGAGCCGCAAAGCAATATTAGAATGACATTTATAGCTGGGAACATAACAAGTTGATAAGAAAAGGCTTTATGTTAAGGAGTAACCTACAAGATTCCGCCAAGAACAACTCCTAGTGGATTCTCATCCGCAGCCAAACCAATGGTAGCAAGCTGAGAAATTGTCACACAACATTAGGAGCTACCTCAGGCAGATTAAACGCTACTTTACATGATATGTAGTCGCATACCTGGCTCTTGTCACCCCATTCACCAAAGAAGGTAATTGAAAATGCCTGCAAAATTAGAGCAATATATGTTATTGATTATTAATGATGACCTTCAAAAGAAAAATTCTGGCAGCTATTATACAGAGATTAACCTTCAGAAAGATGGGTGAAAAGAATTGAGTGAGAAGAGGCCGCCTCTGCTTCTTTAACTCGTCAGAATCCTAGCAAAACATAACATTGTTAAAGCTATTGAGAACGGTAATTGTCCCTTGTACATTTTGTGGCAAGCTTACAACTTTTCTTATCAGAACTAGGAAATTCGTAAAATAAGAATTTGACAGCAGACAGCCCGGAGATAGAAAATACGTCTTTGATAAGCTGAGACCTTCGCTTAAGACATATTTATTGATCTAATTCTTGAATATGGGACTTGTATATGGACAGTTCTCAGATATTCAACAAATTAGCAGATCAAATGGAGCTGACTTAAGAAACTAACAAGTGAATTAAGCTCCCCAGAGACCAGCCTCTACTTGGTTAGAGCATGGTTTGTAAGTAACAAAAAAGCAAAATGGAACAATCTCTGAGAGTGTCGCATCACTGGCAGTGTCAACCTTAAGTTTGAGCGTGTTTCCCGTATATAATATAAGATGACTCAGGTCAGAAATGTAGAGGAACAAAATACATGCACAAGAAAGCCTCAACGGGAAGAATATATTCTCAAAAATTGAAAACACAGAAAAGAAGTAACCAAAACCAAATAGGCAGTGAGTACATAAACACGATCCTTCATCCAAACTGAAATCCGTAAAATAGTGACTAGACAAGGAGGACTATTAAGAGGTGGTATGTGACACAAAGGTCTAGAAATCGGCACACAGGATGGACGAATTAGAGCAAGTTGGAGAATGTAAGCTTAGTCTCTTTAAAAaacgaaagaaagaaaaagaactaGGTTGTTGTCAGCCAATAAGATTTATCAGTGTACTTGTTGAAgaggaagaaaaacaaaagaacaGCCATGTCAAACAGGGAGATGCTAGAGGAACAACATTCATAACTAAAAAGAAATCTTGATCACTGTAACCACTCAGAAGCATTTGCAAAAGGCAATAAGATACTTACTCCCTCCGTTTGACTGGGTACGGAgattaagaaaaaaagaaatattcTTGACACTTGAGGTCTAAAACAAGCCAtagatatttgtgtggctataaatcatctcatcgaaaggtgtcattctttttgggacAGACTAACCAGGAAAATGTGCCAGTTAAAATGGGACAGAGGGAGCATAAATTGCTGCTACAAGACTTGGAGGAAGAGGTTGGTACTTTCCTTCTCTTAAACAGATTTGttattttcatcttcttctttttttgcccTATGTCCAGGGGAGGCAGAAAGGAGGCTGTTGGACATAGATATTGGTAATTTACTTCTCTTAACAGATTtgtcatttttatcatttttaggccCTATGTCCAGAGGAGGCAGGATCTGGGTAGTTGGAGAAgtccaaaattatttttaaaaaaggaaaaaaagatatGCAATGTACACTATGAGCAGGAATGCTACCTTATTCTTCTCCTTGGTTGCTCCACCATTAGCTGTTATATCCGCGTCCTACTTGCACCATAAAAGTTAAAATAAGAAAAGCTAAAATTCATGTATGGCAAGAGGTGATTCGAAAAACACAGACCAGCTCTGCTTCAACTTCAGCCAGTTCCTCAGATTCCCTGTGGATGAAATTAGAATTAGACTAATGGAAAAACAATTGAAGCATAGAAGGGATACAGAGATTAGAGATTTACAGAAGAAGTATAATCAGAAGCAAGCAGGAACCAAATGATTACCGATCATGGAATGCATCCCACAAAGACCATACTCCAAATCCCAAGAACAGCAATGTTGTAATATGATGGGTCCATTTGCGGGAGACCTGTGGGGAGTGTATATAAACTTTATGTCGTGCAAATAAAACAGATACAATTTAGAGCAGATTACATAGTGCTTGATACCTAAGCATGTGAAATTGCATGGAAATATAATGATAGGCTAATCATGATAGTGAACttgaataaacaagaaataaCTGTTCTTCATCTGATTTACTCCAACTGCACCCCATACACATCTAATCCATGACAAGAACCACTATTTATGAGAAACCAATATAGATAACAGATGCATAAGATGACTTATTACCGGTGTGACCTAAAGGcaacgggttcgagccgtggaagcagccactaatgcttgcattagggtaagcTGTCTACATTACacccttggggtgcggcccttcccttATCTTTTGCCTTTAAGATGACTTACTACCAGTTTTAAAATGATACAGTTTCATTTTTTATAATATATAGCACATGCTATTTTATTATAGGTGCATACAGCCTATGACAATAAGCAAATATTTAGCAAGTGGAGTTTGTCcatggcaaaaaaaaaaaagaaaaaaaacaaaaacacgaTAACTTTTAAAGTTTCTCAGAACTGATCACTAGCTAACAGTGAGGCACAGACCTTGAGATTAAGCACACAGCAATGTCTTTGTTATTGGACATAATGTCTCAATTACCGGAACAAACTAGGATGTATAACCATTTCATATAAGAACGGGAGAAATGTATATTTCCAGTTCTGGTTATGACTTTACATCAAATATAATAGACAGCTCAAGTGAAATACAAAATTAGAACATTTGCTCaaaaataacttatttttttaAGATTAGAACGTTGTACTCAAAATTGCAACTAAATGGAACTCACCAAATTGGGAGCAGCCCAACCAACAACAGCAGACAGAATGGTCATTACCTAGAGCGACCAACAATTTTCAGGAGATTGTTATTGCCCACAATATAAAGAAGAGAATGTCAAATAGATGGAACAAATACTGATAGAAGGGTGCAAAAAATCTTACAATTAAAGCTCCAAGGCACCCTGACAAGACGAGTCTCCTTGGGTGGCGCATTGCCAAGATCTTGAAATTTAAATTTGTCAAAACAATAAGGTAAATATTAGAGAATATTCTGAATAAACTGACTAAAAATAGAGAACATTCTGAATAACAGAAACAACAAAGGTGCTGAAGATGAGGACATCAGAATAAATGAGAACATCACAAAACCTTTTAGTTAACAAAGAAGCAGCTAAAGAGTTGAATGTCAAAAATAGTTTCCACAAAGAGGTAATAATCTGAAAGTTCAGCCATATGGAACTCAACCTATTGCAAGAAAAGTGATGGACCGCAAGTTAAGTCTCACAATTAACAGCACTAATGTGTTATAGAGTCTTTCTGTTAAAAGATAAAGAAGCAATGCAAGTGGGCTGTACATACGGAAAGTGCGATACTATGGGTTTCATCAGTACTGGTAGAGGTTTTAATTTCTAATTAAGTTTTTTGATAGGTTGGTTTAATTTCTACATAAtaatttttggtttatttttgcaTAGCTCAAGGAGGCAATGATACGGTCTTCTCTCTAAACTAATTACTGGTTTTGGTGAGAACATACACTAATTAATGAAGTCCACAGCAAGCTAAAGAGTAAGACATTTTGGTATTCAACAATCACATAGAATTGGATGAAGGGAAAAACTAGGAATGGAAGAGTAGCTTCCGCTGACATATGAAAGCAATGAACCAGGCAGACTTTTTGGGAGGGTGTGATGGACAGGGAGGAGGCAAATAAAGAAGAATATCTTCTTCCTTTTTGCATTTGTTCTTCTGAAGTGGAACTACTTTTTGCagtaaataattattattgacaAACTATTAAAAACTGGGAGAAGAGTAACACAGAAGATTAGAATTCATCCTCAGTCCACTGTATTGTTCGTGATTCTAGTGCCATCAACTTTAAGAATCTAAGATTCCCAAATACAAGTAAAGATAACAAGGACTACTTGCTAATTTAGAAACAAGTTCGTTCCTAGATAACTTAAAAATGCAGAAAATGATTTTACAGTTCTGAACAACCTTCCAACCCCcccacccccaaaaaaaaaatatttaagaattaAACAAGAGTagattaaagaagaaaaaaatacgaAACAAAGAA is a window from the Nicotiana tomentosiformis chromosome 10, ASM39032v3, whole genome shotgun sequence genome containing:
- the LOC104084500 gene encoding GDT1-like protein 4, with protein sequence MSTLSVAQGFTKSLAMTVLSEIGDKTFFAAAILAMRHPRRLVLSGCLGALIVMTILSAVVGWAAPNLVSRKWTHHITTLLFLGFGVWSLWDAFHDRESEELAEVEAELDADITANGGATKEKNKDSDELKKQRRPLLTQFFSPIFLKAFSITFFGEWGDKSQLATIGLAADENPLGVVLGGILGQALCTTAAVLGGKGLATSISERIVALAGGSLFIVFGIQSFLSTVE